TCAATATTCCACAATCGTTCCCAGCCACCTGTATTGAATTCTTTCAGCTGATGCACATTTTTCTTTGCAGTCTCCCTGTCTATATCATGCTCAATGATCTGAAATACTGATGAAAAAAATCCCGTATAGATCATATGCATAAGGCTTTCCTCTACAATCGGTATTTTCACACCGTTCTCTTTCATCTTTTCCATATATTTCAGGCTGGACTTCATTTCCCGTTCTACCATATTGTGTATGAATAGTTCAAATTTTCCACTGTCTCCACATTTCAACAATAATCTGAAATTATCATAATGATCATAAATATAATCAACCATCTGCTCCATTCCATCACTGGATGTATACGACATATTCCTTGTCTGATCACTGGCCGAAAGCTTTTCAAACTCCTCAACGATCTGATCATAAATCTGATAAATGTGTTCCATATAGGGATCTGTCAGTGCATCAAAAAGTGCCTCTTTCGTCGGATAATATTTGTAAAATGCACCAGTAGTAAGTCCGGCATCTTTTACAATGTTTCTTAAAGATGCTCCGGTCAGACCATCTTTCAGGAAATGTTTTCTGGCTGTATTTAATATATTTTTTTGTGTATCTTCTGCTTTTGTCGACATTCTTTTCGTATCCTCTAAAGTTCTTTCCAAAAATATAACAGTGCTATATAGCACTGTTATATTTTAACTCATTACAGGAATTTGTCAAGTCTGCTGTTTCGATTTTTTATTTTCCCGTGTATTCAATTTTCACTTAGCAGATGCATCTGTAGTTTGATTTTGCCGTCGTCACACCACATGATTCTCTTCAGCATCTTTCCTTTTGACCAATATAAACTTTTCATTGCTATATATAAGAACGGAACCATGATTCTGCGTGTTGCCTTTCCAATTTGTACAAACTGTCCACCATCAAAAAATACATGCTTTAACGGTATTTTTGCCTATGTCAGAAATGCCATGGCAAGATCTGCACCAATCGAAGATGCAACTACAAGTTCTATTTCTTTGATTCCATGTTTAAGCCTCCTCTTCGACTTTTTCAAAATCTACTGTCAGTTCCTTCATAGAAATTTTTACCACCTTAAAACCATACTGCAAAAGTTCCTTTTTGAATGTAAGGAACGAATGATCTATAGGCACTCCGGCAATGTTTTCAATTTCAGCAAAAGTCAACTTGAAATCGTCTGTTTTATTTTTATTGATTCACTTCCATAAAGGATTATATTTGCTCATAATTATCATTCATCTACTTTCCAAAACTATTTACAATATCCTTTGCCATCAGTCAGATTTACTCCACTTGCCACAACACTTTTCCTGGATAAAATATTTTCTTATCTTCTCCATTCCTTCTGCATCCATCTGATACTGATCTGCAATAGTTCCATTTTCAAAATGAATGACATCAGTGCAACACTCTATAATCAGTTCCAAATCATGTGTGATCACATAAACCGAAATTCCGGTATCCCACACTTCTCTTAGAACCTCTGCAACCTCCAGCATATGCTTATGATCAAGACCACTGGTTGGTTCATCCAAAAACAGCACAGAGCGCCCGGAGGCAATTGCAGATGCGATAGCCGCCCGCTGCTTCTGACCTCCGGAAAGTGACATTGGATGACGGTCTTTGACTTTTATCAGATCCAGCATATCAAGAAATTTGTCTGCTTCTTTCTCATTTTCTTCTTTCATGCTAATCATAACTTCATCCTGTATTGTCTCTGTAAAAAGCTGATGATTCACTTCCTGCATAACCATATAACAGGCTTTCAGCCTTTCTTTTGGTCTGTAAGTTTTTCCATTCCAGATGATTGTGCCACATTGTTTTTCCAAACCACAGAAACAACGGGAAAAAGTAGATTTTCCAGCTCCATTATTGCCCGTAATTGCGACAATCCGATTTGCCGGAATCTCACATTCTCTGATATATAAAATCTGTGGACCATTCTTATATGCAAAATTAAAATCATGAAGTTCCATTGTGGTTCTTTCTGATATCAACATCTCTGGCATAAGGAGATTTTCCAGAACATAAGCCCGCAGTCCCATCTCTTCTCGCTTTTCTTCTGTCAGATTTTCAAACTCTGTGGCTGAATAATCCTGAATAATCTGTCCCTCTTTCATATAAATAAACCGATCCGCCAGCCCACGCAGATAATACAGGCGATGCTCCGATATAATAATCGTTTTTCCCTGTTCCTTCCAGTGGGCGATTATTCTTCGCAGATCCATGATTGAAGCTGCATCCAGATTAGAAGAGGGTTCGTCCAGGACAAAAATATCCGGTTTCATAATAGAAACCCCTGCACAGGCAATCTTCTGCTTCTCTCCACCTGAAAGCTGAAAAATATTGCGTCCAATCAATTTTTTCAGATGCAGCTCCTGAATTGTAGCCTGCAATCGATCTTTGATTTCTTCCTTTGGCATTCCAAGATTTTCACATCCAAAAGTAATCTCGCTTGTTGTATCTACATTAAAAAACTGTGACCGTGGATTTTGAAAAACACTTCCAACAATTTTTGCTGTATCATACAGTGGCTGCTGCGAAACATTTATCCCATTTATCCATATCTCACCAGTTAATTTTCCTTCATAATAATGTGGAATCAACCCATTGATCATTCGAGTGAGTGTTGTTTTTCCACAACCGCTCTCCCCACATAGCACAATAACCTGACCATCTTCTATCTCCAGATCAATATCCCGGATTCCCACAGAATATTCATTATTTTCTCCATATGTAAATGTTGCATGATCTATTTTTATCATAATGTACTACCTCAAAAAACAATATACTGATGCAAAAAGAACAATATAAAGCATGCAAAGCAAACAACAATGGCACTAAAATCCTGTACATGAAAGCCAATCTCGCAGACATTGGTTCTTCTGACCGGTGCACCAAGTCCCCTTGTTAGAGCTGCTGCAGACAGCTCATCACCAATTTTTATTACGGATACCATCAATGGTATCAGCCGGTATTCAATCATAAGGAATGGATTTTTACCACCAAAACGGATATTTCTCATTTTCATTGCATCCCGGATTGCCTGATATTCTTCCTTGATTGTAGGAAAGAAACGGAAAATAACTGACAACGGTATTATGATTTTTTCTGTGACATGCATCCGCTCCATTGCACTGATAAACTCACTTACAGATGTAGAAGAAATCAGATATGCGCCTGTCATAATTCCCGGTGCAAAACGCGTCATAATTGATGTTGCTGCCAATATCAGAAAAGAAATCATACCACTCCAAACATTCAATGCCAGCCGCTCCAGTACAAAGCATACCGCATAGAGAACTGCATATTTACCGGCTGTTTTGAATTTGTGCTCTGACAAAATCAATGCAAATGGTATAAGGCTTAGTATTGGTTTCACTATATTCATGATTCCATCATTGCTGGTACTGAACATCAATGTTGTAATCGTTATAAGCATAAACAATTTTGTTCTAGGATCTAAAACAATTCCATTTCTGCTGTCAACAGTAGCAGATAATATCTCATCCATTACACGATTCCTGCTTTTACAAAGTGTTTTTTGAGCAACGCTTTTCCAATCATTCCTCCAATGATTGCGCAGATAAAGATACCTGCAATCACAAGAACAATGCTCCACATAGGCATGACAGCCATTACTTTATCTGCATACTCTTTACCAAAACTGGCTGCGAAGCTGGCTCTTGAATCTTCTACCATGAAGTACATTGGAATATATGTACCAACCATCCAGAGACTGAATACTGCATATCCAATCAGGCTCCTTTTAGCACTTTTATAATTGCCAAATTTCAGAATCAAATCTCCCAGCAGCCCAAAGATAAGCCCCAAAGGTACACCCCAATATCCCATTCCGGTAAGTCCCATCAAAAGGCCACTCAGAATTGCCATCAGCGTTACCATACCAAACTTCTTTACCCTTGTCAGGAATAACATAAATGGAATTCCTGTGATCAGTGTCCACAATGCACCAAGAATCGGAAGAAATATCGGAACAAAGCCAATCGGAATTGCCACACAACATCCGAGTACAAAATAAAGGACTGTGAAAAGTCCCAGATTAATCAGGTCCTTCGCCTGTAATTTGTTATTCATACAGAATACCTCCCTTGTATAATTAGCTCTATCTAACTACTCCATAAAATACCATATGTTTTGTTATATCTCTACAACCAAATATCATTTTAGCTCCAAACAGCATTGGGTTTTATTGTTGACTCTGCTCTCTTCAAATCCTATAATATTATCTGTTACAGGGCAAAAGTACTTATATCAGGGAGATCTTCTATGAAAATTAACGACGTGATCAAAAAATGTATCAAAATACCAGGTATATCCATAAAACAGGCTGAATATAGTATGGAGCTTATATTAAATACGAAGGAAGGTAAAGGTTCGATGACCTTTTTTTCACTTTTTCCCGGTCTGTCTCTGGCATATATTTTTATAAATTCTCCAACCTGGACGGCTCCCGACCTTCGATCAGACAGCTCCATTACAAAAGGTCCATTGCTTCTTAACTATTGTGTGACAGGTCGTTGTGAAATGATCCTGAACAACAAAAATTTTGTCTACATCAAAGACAGAGAACTTTCTCTCACAGAATGCTTCGCCCAAAAAGAATATGTTTATCCAAAGCGCATCTATGAGGGGCTTGAATTCTTTATTGATATAGATACATTTACTTTAGAAAATACATGGGTACAAAATGAATTTAGCATTGATTTCAGAAAAATCTCAAAGATGTTTTGTCCTCATGGAAGCACTTATATATCGACAGCGACCCACGAAACTGAGGAAATTCTCAAAAAACTATGGGAATTATATGATTTTCCGGCCTCTTTTGCAGTCATTCAAATGAAAATATATACGCTCGCTTTATTCTCAGTACTACAAAATTTGGAGGCTATCCCTAAGTCTCAGGCCTGCACTTTCTTTACTGAATCTCAGGTTAATATTGCTAAAAAGGTCGAAAATATCATCACCTCAGACCTAAGGCTGCATCATCCTGCGTGGGAATTGGCTGAATATTTTTCTATCAGCGAAACCAGTCTAAAAAATTATTTTCGCGGTGTTTACGGACAGAATATTTCTGTCTATCTGCGTGAAATGCGTATGAATAAAGCAGGCGAACTGCTTGCCTCAACACGACTGTCTGTAGCTGAGATTGCAGCACAGGTCGGATATCTGAATCAGAGCAAATTCGCCTCTGTGTTTAAAAAGCATTTTGGTGTATCACCTTTGGAATATCGCCGCACCAGACATTTAGACTCCTAAACTCTCCATTTTGTTGCCTCTCTTCTTTCAACAATAAAATGACGATAAATCCCATC
The sequence above is drawn from the Dorea formicigenerans genome and encodes:
- a CDS encoding MptD family putative ECF transporter S component, which gives rise to MNNKLQAKDLINLGLFTVLYFVLGCCVAIPIGFVPIFLPILGALWTLITGIPFMLFLTRVKKFGMVTLMAILSGLLMGLTGMGYWGVPLGLIFGLLGDLILKFGNYKSAKRSLIGYAVFSLWMVGTYIPMYFMVEDSRASFAASFGKEYADKVMAVMPMWSIVLVIAGIFICAIIGGMIGKALLKKHFVKAGIV
- a CDS encoding ABC transporter ATP-binding protein yields the protein MIKIDHATFTYGENNEYSVGIRDIDLEIEDGQVIVLCGESGCGKTTLTRMINGLIPHYYEGKLTGEIWINGINVSQQPLYDTAKIVGSVFQNPRSQFFNVDTTSEITFGCENLGMPKEEIKDRLQATIQELHLKKLIGRNIFQLSGGEKQKIACAGVSIMKPDIFVLDEPSSNLDAASIMDLRRIIAHWKEQGKTIIISEHRLYYLRGLADRFIYMKEGQIIQDYSATEFENLTEEKREEMGLRAYVLENLLMPEMLISERTTMELHDFNFAYKNGPQILYIRECEIPANRIVAITGNNGAGKSTFSRCFCGLEKQCGTIIWNGKTYRPKERLKACYMVMQEVNHQLFTETIQDEVMISMKEENEKEADKFLDMLDLIKVKDRHPMSLSGGQKQRAAIASAIASGRSVLFLDEPTSGLDHKHMLEVAEVLREVWDTGISVYVITHDLELIIECCTDVIHFENGTIADQYQMDAEGMEKIRKYFIQEKCCGKWSKSD
- a CDS encoding TetR/AcrR family transcriptional regulator, translated to MSTKAEDTQKNILNTARKHFLKDGLTGASLRNIVKDAGLTTGAFYKYYPTKEALFDALTDPYMEHIYQIYDQIVEEFEKLSASDQTRNMSYTSSDGMEQMVDYIYDHYDNFRLLLKCGDSGKFELFIHNMVEREMKSSLKYMEKMKENGVKIPIVEESLMHMIYTGFFSSVFQIIEHDIDRETAKKNVHQLKEFNTGGWERLWNIEFPV
- a CDS encoding energy-coupling factor transporter transmembrane component T, which codes for MDEILSATVDSRNGIVLDPRTKLFMLITITTLMFSTSNDGIMNIVKPILSLIPFALILSEHKFKTAGKYAVLYAVCFVLERLALNVWSGMISFLILAATSIMTRFAPGIMTGAYLISSTSVSEFISAMERMHVTEKIIIPLSVIFRFFPTIKEEYQAIRDAMKMRNIRFGGKNPFLMIEYRLIPLMVSVIKIGDELSAAALTRGLGAPVRRTNVCEIGFHVQDFSAIVVCFACFILFFLHQYIVF
- a CDS encoding helix-turn-helix domain-containing protein; translation: MKINDVIKKCIKIPGISIKQAEYSMELILNTKEGKGSMTFFSLFPGLSLAYIFINSPTWTAPDLRSDSSITKGPLLLNYCVTGRCEMILNNKNFVYIKDRELSLTECFAQKEYVYPKRIYEGLEFFIDIDTFTLENTWVQNEFSIDFRKISKMFCPHGSTYISTATHETEEILKKLWELYDFPASFAVIQMKIYTLALFSVLQNLEAIPKSQACTFFTESQVNIAKKVENIITSDLRLHHPAWELAEYFSISETSLKNYFRGVYGQNISVYLREMRMNKAGELLASTRLSVAEIAAQVGYLNQSKFASVFKKHFGVSPLEYRRTRHLDS